GTCGTCATGTTCTGTTTTGAAAGAATACAAAGTTGGGTCTAAGCGAATACTACCCGACAAGAAGTCGTCTACAAACTTAATAACCACTTTTTCGGTAATTTCTTCTACATTCAAGCAAACATCCAAGCCAATACCATATTCAAAATTTTCGTCAACCTCAATGTGTTCAGCTAACTTAATTTCTTCATTTTCTTCAATTTCCTCTATAAGCTCGGTAATAAATAACTCTACTTCTTCGTCCATAGCCTCGTTAGGAGTGTATGTTTCATCACGGTTTTCCATAGGCACATACAAAGGATACGACTTAATAGCTTTTCTTTCAGCGGTTTCATAAACCACACTATTATAGTGCAATCTTAAAGTATAAAGTACGGCATCATAAATCACCTCTTGATTTTTGTATTCGCCTACGAATTGAACATGCACAAACTCTTCTACATTATCTGGTTCGTCATTTAGTTCATCTTCGAAATAGACAAATTTTTGTCCAGCCTCGATACATTCTTTTTTGAGCTGTTCAATTTCAGCGGGGTCAAAGCCTAGGTTTTTCTTTTGAGCCATAATTTTAATATTATTATTTGAATCAATGTTTTGCCAAATATAAGAAAAATGCCCTCCGCTTAAAAGTGGAGGGCACTAAAATTATCGAATCAATAACAACTCACGGTATTTTGGCAATGGCCATTCGTCATCATCAACGATTAGTTCTAGCTTATCTACGCAATATCTAATTTCTTCAAAAAAGCTTTTAATATTGGTACTATATAATTTGGCTCTTTCAAAAGTATCTTCTACATTATTGGCTTCCTTACGAGCTTCGGTCATATCGTCGCAAAGGGTTGTAATCTTAGAAGTATATTGAGAGATTTTTTTAATCATTTCGATAGTAGGAGCAAAATATTGAGGGTCGATACCAATTTCTTTTTGTCCCCGAACATTATCTACCAACTGTGTTTGGTATTTTAATGACGTAGAAACTACGTGATTAATAGCCAAGTCGCCTACAACACGTGATTCTATCTGTACTTTTTTGATATAGTTTTCTAATTCGATTTCAAAACGAGCGTGCATTTCGGTTTCGGTATAGATACCATATTTCGAGAAAAGCTCAATAGCCGCAGGGTCTAGGTATTTGGCTAAGGCTTCAGGGGCAGTTTTTAGGTTTGACAACCCACGTGACGCAGCCTCTTCAACCCAATCTTCAGAATAGCCATTGCCTTCAAACAAAATACGTTTCGTACTTTTTACATACGATTTTAGTACCTCAACGATAGCCAATTCTTTTTTAACTCCTTTTTCTAAGATAGCATCTACTTCTTCTCTAAACTTGAAAAGTTGATTAGCCATAATAGTATTTAGGATAGTCATTGGGGCAGCCGAGTTGGCCGACGAACCTACAGCACGGAACTCAAACTTATTGCCAGTAAAGGCAAACGGAGAAGTTCTATTGCGGTCGGTATTGTCCAATAATAAGGCAGGAATTTTATTAATACCCAAACGCAAATATACGTTATCGCCCTTTTCTAATTTAATATCGTTGAGTTCCGACAGGTTTTCGAGGTCGTTGAGTACTCTTGTCATTTCTGTACCAATAAAAATAGATACAATGGCAGGAGGAGCTTCATTTGCCCCCAAACGGTGTTCGTTGCCCGACGTAGCGATCGAGGCTCTAAGTAGGTCGGCATGGTCATGTACAGCCTTAATTGTATTGACAAAGAAAGTCAAAAAACGAAGATTTTCTTTAGGCTTGGTAGACGGGCTCAACAAGTTGATACCAGTGTCTGTACCTAACGACCAGTTGTTGTGCTTTCCAGAACCATTGATACCCGCAAATGGCTTTTCGTGAAACAACACTCTCAATTTGTGTTTTACAGCCACCTTATTCATCAAGTCCATCAACAAAGCATTGTGGTCACAAGCCAAGTTCACTTCTTCAAAAGTTGGAGCTACTTCAAACTGAGCAGGAGCTACTTCGTTGTGACGAGTACGTACAGGCATACCAAGCTTTAGGGCCTCCAATTCAAAGTCGACCATAAAGGCATTGATTCGAGAAGGAATCGAGCCAAAATAGTGGTCTTCTAATTGTTGTCCTTTGGCAGGTGAATGCCCGAAAACGGTACGACCAGCCATCATCAAATCGGGACGAGCATTGTATAGAGCTTCGTCGACCAAGAAATACTCTTGTTCGGCACCGAGTGTTACTGTTACTTTAGACACATCACGGTTGAAGTACTCGTTCATTACTTTGGTAGCAGCCTTGTCAATCAACTCAATTGATTTCAACAAAGGTGTTTTGTAGTCGAGTGCCTCACCAGTATACGATACAAATACAGAAGGAATACAAAGCGTAGCAGTACCAGCTACATTTTCCATAATAAATGCTGGCGACGACGGATCCCAAGCAGTATATCCACGAGCTTCAAAAGTAGAACGAATCCCACCATTTGGAAAAGACGAGGCATCGGGTTCTTGCTGAACCAAAGCACTTCCTTTAAATTTTTCAATAGCCTTTCCTGTATGCGTAATATCAAAGAAGGCATCGTGTTTTTCGGCTGTTGTACCTGTTAAGGGTTGAAACCAGTGCGTATAGTGAGTTGCTCCTTTCGACAAAGCCCAAGATTTCATGGCAGCAGCTACTTCATCAGCGGCTTCACGGTCAATTTTTTTGCCGTCTTGGATGGCATTGGTTATTTTTAGGTAAGCTTCAGGGCTCAAC
The DNA window shown above is from Flectobacillus major DSM 103 and carries:
- a CDS encoding glutamine synthetase III family protein; its protein translation is MAIARFKALELAQTRQNVPVKVPTEKVTDFYGSNTFNDEVMRSLLSPEAYLKITNAIQDGKKIDREAADEVAAAMKSWALSKGATHYTHWFQPLTGTTAEKHDAFFDITHTGKAIEKFKGSALVQQEPDASSFPNGGIRSTFEARGYTAWDPSSPAFIMENVAGTATLCIPSVFVSYTGEALDYKTPLLKSIELIDKAATKVMNEYFNRDVSKVTVTLGAEQEYFLVDEALYNARPDLMMAGRTVFGHSPAKGQQLEDHYFGSIPSRINAFMVDFELEALKLGMPVRTRHNEVAPAQFEVAPTFEEVNLACDHNALLMDLMNKVAVKHKLRVLFHEKPFAGINGSGKHNNWSLGTDTGINLLSPSTKPKENLRFLTFFVNTIKAVHDHADLLRASIATSGNEHRLGANEAPPAIVSIFIGTEMTRVLNDLENLSELNDIKLEKGDNVYLRLGINKIPALLLDNTDRNRTSPFAFTGNKFEFRAVGSSANSAAPMTILNTIMANQLFKFREEVDAILEKGVKKELAIVEVLKSYVKSTKRILFEGNGYSEDWVEEAASRGLSNLKTAPEALAKYLDPAAIELFSKYGIYTETEMHARFEIELENYIKKVQIESRVVGDLAINHVVSTSLKYQTQLVDNVRGQKEIGIDPQYFAPTIEMIKKISQYTSKITTLCDDMTEARKEANNVEDTFERAKLYSTNIKSFFEEIRYCVDKLELIVDDDEWPLPKYRELLLIR